In Ignavibacteria bacterium, a genomic segment contains:
- the pheA gene encoding prephenate dehydratase: protein MKVVAYQGEPGAYSEMASMNYFGGKNLRLSPSVTFDSVFRKVSEGEADFGVVPIENSLYGSVYETYDLLVNYTLTIIGELNLQIHHYLLGKSKYSIPQIKRIYSHPQALGQCSKFLTKLKNTEVIPEYDTAGAAKIVSSMDEPAAAIASKNAAERYNLQVISSNIQNEKKNYTRFVVISPKAQEAPLKDSKTSIVFDLNSTPGSLFRALSVFALRDIDLTKIESRPKPAKTFQYLFYVDLKGSLKDKKVVNALNHLKEISSSVRVLGSYAIGKTFNT, encoded by the coding sequence ATGAAAGTTGTTGCATATCAGGGAGAACCGGGCGCCTATAGCGAAATGGCCTCAATGAATTATTTCGGAGGGAAGAATCTCCGGCTTTCACCTTCGGTTACCTTTGACTCTGTTTTCAGGAAGGTTTCAGAAGGGGAGGCGGACTTTGGCGTTGTACCAATTGAAAATTCCCTCTACGGAAGCGTTTATGAAACCTATGACCTCCTTGTAAATTATACTCTTACTATAATTGGGGAACTAAATCTGCAGATACACCATTACCTGCTTGGAAAGAGCAAATACAGTATACCGCAGATCAAGAGGATTTATTCGCATCCCCAGGCTTTGGGGCAGTGCTCGAAATTTCTTACAAAATTAAAAAACACGGAAGTAATCCCTGAATATGACACAGCCGGAGCGGCAAAGATAGTTTCTTCAATGGACGAGCCTGCTGCGGCAATTGCGAGCAAAAATGCGGCTGAAAGGTATAATCTGCAGGTTATAAGCAGCAATATACAGAATGAGAAGAAAAATTATACCCGTTTCGTGGTAATTTCGCCAAAAGCACAGGAAGCACCGCTGAAGGATTCAAAGACGTCAATTGTTTTTGACCTGAACAGCACACCCGGCTCGCTTTTCAGGGCGTTAAGCGTTTTTGCACTGCGTGATATAGACCTTACCAAGATCGAATCGCGCCCAAAACCGGCAAAAACCTTTCAGTATTTGTTCTATGTGGATCTTAAAGGAAGCCTTAAAGATAAAAAAGTAGTAAATGCTCTAAATCATCTGAAAGAGATATCCAGTTCTGTGAGGGTATTGGGATCTTATGCAATTGGGAAAACTTTTAACACATAA